A stretch of DNA from Halobacillus litoralis:
GATATTCAAATTTCGCATCTGATCAAACAAATCAATCAAACGCTGACGGTCTTCTTCACTCAGTTCAATGTTCAAGGATTGCAGTTGATCTTGGACGATCTGTTCCACTTCTTCGCGTGTCGCAGGATCCTGCTCAGCGATCTGCTTCTTGATTTCGGTTAAAAGTTCACTGATTTTATCCCGATCGACACCTTCCTCTTCCGCGATATCTGTTGCAATATCAAGCTCATCACTCGCGACTTTCATTCGTTCTTCATCAAGCTTCACCCCTTTAGCATCGTAAGCTTTATAGATGCCTGTAAGCGCAGAGTGGCCACTGACTTTGACAGAGGAAGCAACAAGCACATCCGCATTCTCCACACCGGCGGTCAGCAATGCGTTTGTGTACATTTCTTTCGTTACCTGTGTTATGTTATCAGGTGTTACGATCTCAATATTCAACCCTTCTGCATTATCCTGGTGAATGATTTTGACAGATGAGTACATATTCGAATTC
This window harbors:
- a CDS encoding DUF1002 domain-containing protein, encoding MKTRVSLWMLIVVLFAAFALPLNISASTGDQGINEKLGLPIVVYGEALSEAQKAEVSDLLEVNQHEQVDEFTVNGQDLANYIGGNPNSNMYSSVKIIHQDNAEGLNIEIVTPDNITQVTKEMYTNALLTAGVENADVLVASSVKVSGHSALTGIYKAYDAKGVKLDEERMKVASDELDIATDIAEEEGVDRDKISELLTEIKKQIAEQDPATREEVEQIVQDQLQSLNIELSEEDRQRLIDLFDQMRNLNINFDQVQNQLEDLTGSIQDLINDDGFWNNLRNAVQDFFKSLSNFINSLFN